A genomic segment from Bacteroidota bacterium encodes:
- a CDS encoding class I SAM-dependent methyltransferase gives MANELDPLSLSPEQVAQQLRRPEGEIGVQMGHQMNKGNKHICLNAYLALHPRPGSKVLEIGMGNGYFVKDLMYLADDLRYAGIDYSQTMVDAALEINKDLIDKGKASFVHASIADLPFDDATFDYITTTNTLYFWPDPVKDLAELRRVMKPTGKLVIGYRSRAFLDQVELAKYGFSKFDKEDVEDLLNGARFRQVRTTVVKEPDPVKLDGKQIALEGLFTEGIK, from the coding sequence ATGGCAAATGAACTTGATCCCCTCAGTTTGAGCCCAGAACAAGTGGCGCAACAATTGAGACGCCCCGAGGGAGAAATAGGCGTGCAAATGGGGCACCAAATGAACAAAGGAAACAAGCACATCTGCTTGAATGCATACCTGGCGTTACATCCCAGACCGGGAAGCAAGGTGTTAGAAATTGGCATGGGCAATGGCTATTTCGTAAAAGACTTGATGTATCTAGCTGATGACCTGCGTTACGCCGGCATCGATTATTCCCAGACGATGGTCGACGCAGCGCTCGAAATTAACAAGGACCTGATTGATAAAGGCAAAGCATCGTTTGTACATGCTTCAATCGCAGACCTTCCTTTTGATGATGCAACATTTGACTACATAACAACCACGAATACCCTATACTTCTGGCCTGATCCAGTCAAGGACCTCGCCGAGTTGCGCCGGGTCATGAAGCCGACAGGCAAACTCGTGATTGGCTATCGATCGCGTGCCTTTCTAGATCAGGTAGAGCTGGCAAAATATGGATTCAGCAAGTTCGACAAAGAGGACGTAGAGGACTTGCTTAACGGAGCTCGATTTAGACAAGTACGCACAACTGTGGTCAAAGAACCTGATCCCGTAAAACTGGATGGCAAACAAATTGCGCTCGAAGGGCTATTTACGGAAGGCATCAAGTGA
- a CDS encoding LamG-like jellyroll fold domain-containing protein, whose amino-acid sequence MKTLPVLVAGVCLLLSACQPNTFPDLKDALTFYVSFDNGTSADFARGDGEMYTAIATYANGRRSLDSVRVGMHNANHQLVEGGGLTGDAFAFGDKSGPVLFYNGKDNIVYNPENWSGTISFWLSVDPAADIDGYTDPIQITDTDFNDASIWVDFTDADPTDFRLGVIGDRSAWTQDTVHTPVREVFEKRILNVGQYPFSRAEWTHVLISYDGLGTTNSLATLYLDGEKMGEVSDIDDPFTWTLDNSKIFLGLGFRGVMDELSIFNKPLTDEQVLALFELKGGIKSIL is encoded by the coding sequence ATGAAAACCCTGCCGGTCCTGGTAGCGGGCGTATGTCTGCTGCTTTCCGCTTGCCAGCCCAATACATTTCCTGATTTAAAAGACGCCCTGACGTTTTACGTTTCTTTTGATAACGGTACATCGGCTGATTTTGCGAGGGGAGACGGGGAGATGTACACAGCTATTGCTACCTATGCCAATGGAAGAAGAAGTCTGGATAGCGTGCGCGTTGGTATGCACAACGCCAACCATCAACTTGTTGAAGGAGGTGGCTTAACGGGTGATGCATTTGCCTTTGGTGATAAAAGTGGGCCCGTCCTTTTTTATAATGGCAAAGACAACATCGTCTACAATCCAGAAAACTGGTCTGGCACCATTTCTTTTTGGCTAAGCGTTGACCCTGCCGCGGATATCGATGGATATACAGATCCAATTCAAATCACGGATACCGATTTTAATGACGCCTCGATTTGGGTGGACTTCACCGATGCAGATCCTACTGATTTTAGATTGGGCGTGATAGGGGATCGAAGCGCCTGGACACAGGACACGGTGCATACACCCGTACGAGAGGTGTTTGAAAAACGGATCCTAAATGTTGGGCAGTATCCTTTTTCCCGTGCGGAATGGACCCATGTGCTCATCAGCTATGATGGCTTGGGTACCACCAACAGTCTGGCGACGCTTTACCTGGATGGCGAAAAGATGGGTGAAGTAAGCGATATTGATGATCCCTTTACCTGGACACTGGACAATTCCAAGATTTTCCTGGGATTGGGTTTTCGTGGGGTAATGGATGAGTTGTCGATTTTCAATAAGCCGCTAACGGACGAGCAAGTGCTGGCGCTGTTCGAGTTGAAGGGCGGGATCAAGTCAATACTTTGA
- a CDS encoding metalloregulator ArsR/SmtB family transcription factor has product MLIRLKAISNENRLQILRWLTDPVANFPPQEAGDLVKDGVCVISIAEKLGVSQPTASEHLKVLANAGLVTGKKVKQWTFYRRNEAAITAFKDEIRGSL; this is encoded by the coding sequence ATGTTGATTAGATTAAAAGCCATTTCCAACGAAAACCGCCTGCAGATTTTGCGCTGGCTTACGGATCCGGTAGCTAACTTCCCCCCACAGGAAGCAGGTGACCTGGTCAAGGATGGCGTATGCGTGATCAGTATTGCAGAGAAGCTTGGGGTTTCCCAACCAACTGCCAGTGAGCACCTCAAAGTGCTGGCAAATGCCGGGTTGGTGACCGGCAAGAAGGTCAAACAATGGACCTTTTACAGGCGCAATGAAGCAGCAATTACTGCTTTCAAAGACGAAATACGGGGCAGCCTGTAA
- a CDS encoding sigma-70 family RNA polymerase sigma factor, producing the protein MESYLDDDFSEFMEAFDQTLQRFVRPKVSADEAAQDIVQDVWFGFFRALDRGAIIEDPEAWLYRSARNRVIDAYRKIQPAGLNEEEFELFEDDESPEDDLYQKEFFDQLEAALDELPDKQRIVFMRNEIDGVTLREIAEEENENLKTIISRKRYAVTRLRAALGDYYEEFLGE; encoded by the coding sequence ATGGAGAGCTACTTAGATGATGACTTTTCTGAATTCATGGAGGCGTTTGACCAGACGCTGCAGCGGTTTGTACGGCCGAAGGTATCAGCTGACGAGGCCGCGCAGGACATTGTGCAGGACGTCTGGTTCGGATTCTTTCGTGCCCTCGACCGGGGTGCAATTATAGAAGACCCGGAAGCCTGGCTGTATCGATCTGCCCGCAACCGGGTGATTGATGCGTATCGAAAAATCCAGCCGGCCGGCCTGAATGAAGAGGAGTTTGAGCTATTCGAAGACGACGAGTCACCCGAAGACGACCTGTATCAGAAAGAATTCTTCGACCAGCTAGAAGCTGCGCTCGATGAATTGCCCGACAAGCAGCGCATTGTATTTATGCGTAACGAAATCGACGGGGTGACCCTGCGGGAAATTGCCGAAGAGGAAAACGAAAACCTGAAGACTATCATCTCACGCAAACGGTACGCCGTAACCCGCTTGCGAGCTGCCCTGGGCGATTATTACGAAGAATTTTTGGGAGAATAA
- a CDS encoding Hsp20/alpha crystallin family protein yields MRHRGKHWKRHGLEGWERKLKMARGSWGYRRPKHNIPVNIIEHDDHIEVHVHALTYDPDNIDVTVTDGVLYISGTREPEVDKPNFLVQEYPIKSFERSFELGSHLNLENIQARMKEGVLIVTIAKDEKASGPDKTIKIE; encoded by the coding sequence ATGCGACATAGAGGTAAACACTGGAAACGACACGGCCTCGAAGGCTGGGAGCGCAAATTAAAAATGGCTCGGGGCAGCTGGGGATACCGCCGGCCCAAACACAACATCCCCGTCAACATCATCGAACACGATGATCACATCGAGGTGCACGTACACGCCTTAACCTACGATCCGGACAACATCGACGTGACGGTGACAGACGGCGTGCTTTATATCTCCGGCACCCGCGAGCCGGAAGTAGACAAACCAAATTTCCTCGTGCAGGAATACCCGATCAAGTCGTTTGAGCGTTCGTTTGAACTTGGCAGTCACCTAAACCTTGAGAACATCCAGGCCAGGATGAAAGAAGGCGTGCTTATCGTTACGATTGCAAAGGACGAGAAAGCCAGTGGGCCGGATAAAACGATTAAAATTGAGTAA
- a CDS encoding ATP-binding protein has translation MTVRDLKLGTKQSLGFGIVLLFMAAVSVFAIFQMAALRTEIDDTNEIWLQRVVLSSRFHLNASALRTVQLQHAFAPQTTQKQVYIDTMLVLIDNIDVDRDVYAELLETAAQEDPFSERENRLTARLDSLWDVYLDHSLTYLDLDNEDALALLNGDAGEVFGELSADLAGLVHLNEARAAEAAQRAETTFTGTRNRIIVLLIFTILISGIIAGWLARLVIVPVRQLVNAARKVADGNFNVHVTSVSKDEIGTLTHSFSSMARSLEKQQADLHVKNQDLEQALQQLRDTQQQLLLKEKMASLSQLTAGIAHELKNPLNFINNFSQLSIDIADDLKQELSDNSKQPVADVMPDIQDLIDDLTFNAAKINEHGKRADRIVLSMMQHARRGRAERSAVDLNALVEEYVKLGYHGMRASTPSFKVNIRRAYDEQIGEVEVVQEEIGRVILNIVTNAFYAVHERAQTGEEGYEPQMTVGSRINGKNVAVWVQDNGSGIPEDVRAKIFDPFFTTKPSGAGTGLGLSLSHEIVVEGHGGDLTCESEEGQGATFTIMLPNA, from the coding sequence ATGACCGTTCGAGATTTAAAGTTAGGGACCAAACAAAGCCTGGGGTTTGGCATCGTACTCCTGTTCATGGCTGCGGTAAGCGTGTTTGCCATTTTTCAGATGGCAGCCCTGCGTACGGAGATCGATGACACCAACGAGATCTGGCTGCAGCGCGTGGTGCTCAGCTCTCGTTTTCATCTCAATGCTTCGGCTTTGCGCACCGTGCAATTGCAACACGCTTTTGCGCCGCAAACAACGCAGAAGCAGGTATACATCGATACGATGTTGGTGTTGATCGATAACATCGATGTGGATCGGGATGTATATGCAGAATTATTAGAAACGGCTGCGCAAGAGGACCCCTTTTCGGAAAGAGAGAACCGCCTTACTGCCCGGCTCGATTCGTTGTGGGACGTGTACCTCGATCATTCGTTGACCTATCTTGACCTCGATAACGAAGACGCTTTGGCACTGCTGAATGGAGATGCCGGGGAGGTGTTTGGCGAGCTCAGCGCAGACCTGGCCGGCCTGGTGCATCTCAATGAAGCGCGTGCTGCTGAAGCTGCCCAGCGTGCAGAAACCACGTTCACGGGCACGCGCAACCGGATCATTGTCTTGCTCATCTTCACGATTTTGATTTCGGGCATCATTGCCGGCTGGCTGGCGCGATTGGTTATTGTACCGGTGCGCCAACTTGTTAACGCCGCGCGCAAAGTGGCTGACGGTAATTTCAATGTACACGTCACGAGCGTCTCTAAAGATGAGATCGGGACGCTTACGCATTCGTTTAGCTCTATGGCCCGGTCGCTGGAGAAGCAACAGGCAGACCTGCACGTCAAGAATCAGGATCTGGAACAGGCGTTACAGCAGTTACGCGACACCCAACAGCAGCTGCTGTTAAAAGAGAAAATGGCTTCGTTGAGTCAGCTTACTGCCGGCATCGCCCATGAACTCAAAAACCCGCTGAATTTCATTAACAACTTCAGCCAACTCTCTATTGATATAGCGGATGACTTGAAGCAAGAGTTATCAGATAACAGCAAACAACCCGTTGCTGATGTAATGCCTGACATTCAGGATCTAATAGACGATCTGACCTTCAACGCTGCCAAGATCAACGAGCATGGAAAGCGGGCTGACCGCATTGTGCTAAGCATGATGCAGCACGCCCGTAGAGGCCGTGCGGAACGGAGCGCTGTAGACCTGAATGCACTGGTAGAAGAGTACGTCAAATTGGGATATCACGGGATGCGCGCCAGTACGCCCAGTTTCAAAGTCAACATCCGTCGTGCATACGATGAACAGATAGGAGAAGTAGAGGTTGTGCAAGAGGAGATTGGCCGTGTCATTCTAAACATCGTGACCAACGCTTTTTACGCGGTCCACGAACGGGCGCAAACAGGAGAGGAGGGGTATGAACCCCAGATGACGGTTGGCTCGCGAATAAACGGGAAGAATGTTGCCGTTTGGGTACAGGACAACGGCTCAGGCATTCCGGAAGACGTACGTGCAAAAATCTTCGACCCCTTTTTTACAACAAAGCCCTCGGGTGCCGGCACGGGACTTGGGCTAAGTCTGAGCCACGAAATTGTAGTTGAGGGGCACGGCGGGGATTTAACGTGTGAGAGTGAAGAGGGCCAAGGCGCTACCTTTACCATCATGCTGCCGAATGCGTGA